The following are encoded in a window of Limibacter armeniacum genomic DNA:
- a CDS encoding PAS domain S-box protein: MALGDNLNKEKEPAKGKPATKTGNPVEPNTTDASATNAEVSSRLAEVQDRLHLIYENLPISETDTYGTITNVNPLFCELSGFSSEELIGQPHSIVRHSDTLPSVFEGMWKTVKEGNVFCGEVKNAKKNGTTYWVEMTVSPLKDEDGNVTGYFSIFKDITLQKEGVPARELAALEAIEMLGVVFEVDEEGNVANSNTNFANLFGSSIEAFKYILQSGYRNTFEGIWTSICAGATKEVLLICQSENEKPVWLNAIFRPEKDENGNFLKAVVFATDETEKYEAQEKVKAVERELDSLKNAIDSVAIMSESDLHGTITSVNDRLCEISGYTREEMLGQPHSMLRHPDTPSEVFEQMWQDIKLGKVFTATYKNKKKDGGVYWVQASISPILGTDGKPVKYLGVRFDLTEAMRVKAEMDALKASIDSVAIMSESDLYGTITDVNDYLCKISGYTREEMIGQPHSMLRHPDTPKEVFAEMWEKIQKGEIFTASYSNLKKDGSAYWVQASIAPVLDLDSKPYKYIGVRFDITDSLNAKVEREALDEAISKSNGVIEFDKKGKIVSFNSTIAEALGFQEYEVIGKGEEECFCPKGEENLRQYKEVWEKLRSGNFDKNVYKRITKDGKVAWLEGTYSPVADYDGNLEKVVAYLQDVTARRLRNAESRGWVEAAHVSQAVVEFDLEGHILKYNDKFSVATGYGKGELVGVHHKILCDDEYANSAEYKNFWSELRTGQFKQDVFKRKRKDGQTLWLEAVYSPIKDDEGNVVKFIKTATDVTKRRLRNAENRGWVAAVNASQAVIEFDLDGHILRCNDNFEKASGYTSEELRNKHHRVLCDKEYASSLEYKEFWEKLRQGETIQGEFHRRNKQGEEIWLQAIYSPVRDDEGTVIKFIKTATDVTTFKVTMLKLSTFLEELSNGNFDARLDVEGLELRADMVNMIENNKIMRDNLKRIISEINNVVQKAGKEGDLSVRLDIKGIKGSWKELSVTLNDLLESISTPVINLSTIIKGVSEGDLVELYSGESSGDVQEMANALNEAITNLNKLLTTIDQRSVTVDNSSKQIMSMYQQMETSMQQVENEIKKINDGMTEQVKLTDQSSKMVEAIFVSSEGMGDKAHIINKSAERGLESCQNGMSIINKLIENMTDISESAKSTSGSITVLSERSEEISRTLNVITDIAAQTNLLALNAAIEAARAGDAGRGFAVVAEEIRKLAEDSRRSAVEIDKVIKDVQKDVSSATKAIERMDSTVTQGNDATQDVSKVFRSIINSSEETLQLSKGVLDASEEQKSAIDIVVKNTGNVVAVVEKAAAGTKQVSDMVDSLTSSAEEISKSNNELTEVAIQLKEGVSKFRLK, translated from the coding sequence ATGGCCTTAGGAGATAATCTTAACAAGGAGAAGGAGCCTGCTAAAGGAAAGCCGGCTACCAAGACAGGAAACCCAGTCGAACCTAACACCACTGATGCATCAGCAACCAATGCTGAAGTATCCTCACGCTTAGCAGAAGTACAAGACCGCTTGCACCTGATTTATGAAAACCTACCCATTTCAGAAACCGATACTTATGGGACAATCACAAATGTAAACCCTCTTTTTTGTGAGCTTTCAGGTTTTAGTTCAGAAGAGTTAATAGGGCAGCCACATAGTATTGTCCGCCATTCAGACACCTTACCTTCTGTGTTTGAAGGAATGTGGAAGACTGTGAAAGAAGGAAATGTATTTTGTGGTGAGGTTAAAAATGCCAAGAAAAATGGGACTACCTATTGGGTGGAAATGACTGTTTCGCCTTTGAAAGATGAAGACGGGAATGTTACAGGGTACTTTAGTATTTTCAAGGACATTACTTTGCAAAAAGAAGGAGTACCAGCTAGAGAGCTTGCTGCTCTGGAAGCTATAGAGATGTTGGGTGTTGTCTTTGAGGTTGATGAGGAAGGCAATGTGGCAAATAGCAATACCAACTTTGCGAACTTGTTTGGAAGCTCAATAGAGGCTTTTAAGTATATACTTCAGTCAGGGTATAGAAATACTTTTGAAGGGATATGGACAAGTATATGTGCCGGAGCAACTAAGGAAGTATTGCTGATCTGTCAATCTGAAAATGAGAAGCCAGTTTGGTTGAATGCGATATTCAGACCTGAGAAAGATGAAAATGGAAACTTCCTGAAAGCTGTTGTTTTTGCTACAGATGAGACTGAAAAATATGAGGCGCAAGAAAAGGTAAAAGCAGTTGAGAGGGAGTTGGATAGTTTGAAAAATGCGATAGATAGTGTGGCGATCATGTCAGAATCTGATCTGCATGGTACCATCACGAGTGTAAATGACAGACTGTGTGAAATCTCAGGTTATACTCGAGAAGAGATGCTGGGGCAGCCACATAGTATGTTGCGTCACCCTGATACACCAAGTGAAGTATTTGAGCAGATGTGGCAGGATATCAAATTGGGTAAAGTATTTACAGCCACATATAAAAACAAGAAAAAGGATGGAGGTGTGTATTGGGTGCAAGCCTCTATTTCTCCAATATTAGGAACAGACGGAAAACCTGTTAAGTACTTAGGTGTACGTTTTGATTTGACAGAAGCTATGCGTGTAAAAGCGGAAATGGATGCATTGAAAGCATCTATTGACAGTGTGGCGATCATGTCAGAATCTGATTTATATGGTACGATTACAGACGTAAACGATTATTTGTGTAAGATTTCAGGTTATACCCGTGAAGAAATGATCGGTCAGCCACATAGTATGCTGAGACACCCTGACACGCCAAAAGAAGTATTTGCCGAAATGTGGGAGAAGATTCAGAAAGGCGAAATCTTTACAGCAAGCTACAGTAACCTCAAGAAAGATGGTTCAGCTTATTGGGTACAGGCATCAATTGCGCCAGTGCTCGATTTGGATAGTAAACCATATAAGTACATAGGGGTACGCTTTGATATTACCGATTCACTGAATGCGAAGGTAGAGAGAGAAGCGTTGGATGAAGCAATCAGTAAGTCAAATGGAGTAATCGAGTTTGATAAAAAAGGTAAAATTGTCTCGTTCAACTCTACAATTGCAGAAGCACTAGGATTTCAGGAATATGAAGTAATCGGAAAAGGAGAGGAAGAATGTTTCTGTCCTAAAGGGGAAGAAAACCTAAGACAGTACAAGGAAGTATGGGAAAAACTTAGGAGTGGAAACTTTGACAAAAATGTATACAAACGTATCACGAAAGATGGAAAAGTGGCTTGGCTCGAAGGTACATACAGTCCAGTAGCAGATTATGATGGGAATCTTGAAAAGGTAGTAGCTTATCTGCAGGATGTAACGGCTAGACGTTTGCGAAACGCAGAAAGTAGGGGTTGGGTGGAAGCTGCTCACGTATCACAAGCAGTAGTTGAGTTTGATTTGGAAGGACATATTCTGAAGTATAATGATAAGTTCTCGGTAGCAACAGGTTATGGTAAAGGAGAATTGGTAGGAGTCCATCATAAGATCCTTTGTGATGATGAGTATGCCAATTCAGCTGAATACAAGAACTTCTGGAGTGAGCTAAGGACTGGGCAGTTTAAGCAAGATGTCTTTAAACGGAAGCGAAAAGATGGACAGACGTTATGGCTAGAAGCAGTATATAGCCCGATTAAAGATGATGAAGGAAATGTAGTCAAGTTTATTAAAACAGCGACTGACGTAACAAAAAGACGTCTGCGAAATGCAGAAAACAGAGGATGGGTAGCTGCAGTGAACGCCTCTCAGGCTGTAATCGAGTTTGACTTGGATGGACACATTCTACGTTGTAATGACAACTTTGAGAAAGCATCAGGATATACGTCTGAAGAATTGAGAAATAAACACCATAGGGTGCTTTGTGATAAGGAGTATGCTAGTTCACTAGAGTATAAAGAGTTCTGGGAAAAACTGAGACAAGGAGAAACCATTCAGGGAGAGTTCCATCGCCGTAATAAACAAGGTGAGGAGATTTGGCTTCAAGCAATTTATAGCCCAGTTAGGGATGATGAAGGGACAGTTATCAAGTTTATTAAGACGGCAACAGACGTGACAACCTTCAAAGTAACCATGCTCAAATTGTCTACTTTCCTAGAAGAGTTAAGCAACGGTAACTTTGATGCTAGACTCGATGTAGAAGGACTAGAACTGAGGGCTGATATGGTAAACATGATCGAGAATAATAAGATCATGAGAGATAACCTGAAGCGTATCATTTCTGAGATTAACAATGTGGTGCAAAAAGCAGGTAAAGAAGGAGACTTATCAGTAAGACTGGATATCAAAGGTATAAAAGGTTCTTGGAAAGAGCTCTCCGTAACATTGAATGACCTGCTAGAATCCATATCTACTCCAGTAATTAATTTGAGTACCATTATTAAAGGAGTATCGGAAGGAGATTTGGTAGAGCTGTATTCAGGGGAAAGTAGTGGTGATGTACAGGAAATGGCCAATGCGCTTAATGAAGCCATTACCAACCTGAATAAGCTACTGACAACCATTGATCAAAGATCGGTTACAGTGGATAACTCGTCGAAGCAGATCATGAGTATGTATCAGCAGATGGAGACCAGTATGCAGCAGGTGGAGAATGAGATCAAAAAGATTAATGATGGTATGACTGAGCAGGTGAAGTTAACTGACCAGTCGTCTAAAATGGTAGAAGCGATCTTTGTATCATCAGAAGGTATGGGAGATAAAGCACATATCATTAACAAGTCGGCAGAAAGAGGTCTTGAGTCGTGTCAAAATGGTATGTCAATCATTAATAAGCTGATTGAGAACATGACAGATATCTCCGAATCAGCAAAGTCAACGTCTGGTTCCATTACCGTACTGAGTGAGCGATCGGAAGAAATCTCCCGTACATTGAACGTAATTACAGACATAGCTGCACAAACCAACTTGCTGGCCTTGAATGCTGCGATTGAGGCAGCTAGAGCAGGAGATGCAGGTAGAGGTTTTGCAGTAGTAGCGGAAGAGATTAGGAAGTTGGCGGAAGATTCACGTAGGTCAGCAGTAGAAATTGATAAGGTAATTAAAGATGTTCAAAAAGACGTTTCCTCTGCAACAAAAGCCATTGAGCGAATGGATTCTACCGTAACGCAAGGTAACGATGCAACCCAAGACGTATCTAAAGTGTTCCGTTCAATCATCAACTCGAGTGAGGAGACGCTTCAGTTGTCAAAAGGTGTATTGGATGCATCGGAAGAGCAGAAAAGTGCAATTGACATCGTAGTGAAAAACACAGGAAACGTCGTTGCTGTGGTGGAAAAAGCTGCGGCTGGTACCAAACAAGTATCGGACATGGTGGATTCCTTGACTTCATCTGCTGAAGAGATTAGTAAGTCCAATAATGAACTTACAGAGGTGGCAATTCAGCTGAAAGAAGGTGTAAGTAAGTTCCGCCTGAAGTAA
- a CDS encoding DUF5777 family beta-barrel protein, which produces MKLHSFLLILTFISLSTFTIQAQDLEALMDQTEKKQINYTTAAFKTTRVINLHSIENTHKGVLDFRISHRFGQLNSGWRDLWGLDNAMIRFNFEYGISDDLMIGLSRSTYQKTYEGYFKYKLLKQSTGAIEIPFTLSLYSNVGVNTVEAPAERQPGFENRLSFTNSIIIGRKFNDKLSLQLNPIHVHKNMVTKANESNDVLAIGTGGRYKVSNRVALTAEYIYLVPDETLPQINGVDPVNSFSVGVDIETGGHVFQLHLTNSVAMVDKAFVSETTSKWGDGGIYFGFNIMRAFQIN; this is translated from the coding sequence ATGAAACTTCATTCTTTTCTTTTAATACTGACTTTCATAAGCCTTTCTACTTTTACAATACAGGCCCAAGATCTGGAAGCTTTAATGGATCAAACTGAAAAAAAGCAGATTAATTATACCACTGCCGCATTCAAAACAACCAGAGTTATAAACCTGCACTCCATTGAAAATACACATAAAGGAGTTCTTGATTTCCGAATCTCACACCGATTCGGTCAGCTCAATAGCGGTTGGCGAGACCTATGGGGATTGGATAATGCCATGATCCGTTTCAACTTTGAATATGGAATTTCAGATGATTTGATGATCGGTCTCTCAAGAAGTACTTACCAAAAAACCTACGAAGGTTATTTTAAATACAAGCTACTTAAGCAATCAACTGGAGCTATAGAAATCCCTTTTACACTTTCGCTGTACAGTAATGTAGGAGTGAATACTGTAGAAGCCCCTGCCGAAAGACAGCCAGGCTTTGAGAACAGGTTAAGCTTTACTAATTCTATTATTATTGGCAGAAAGTTCAATGATAAACTGAGCTTACAGCTAAATCCCATTCACGTTCACAAAAATATGGTAACCAAAGCCAATGAAAGCAATGACGTATTGGCCATTGGTACAGGAGGTCGATACAAGGTATCCAATCGGGTTGCCTTGACTGCTGAATACATTTACCTCGTTCCTGATGAGACATTGCCACAAATCAATGGTGTTGATCCTGTCAACTCTTTTTCAGTTGGAGTAGATATTGAAACTGGTGGGCATGTTTTCCAGTTACACCTAACCAACTCAGTAGCCATGGTCGATAAAGCTTTTGTTTCTGAAACAACCAGCAAGTGGGGCGATGGAGGAATCTACTTCGGTTTTAATATTATGAGAGCGTTCCAAATAAACTAA
- the cobT gene encoding nicotinate-nucleotide--dimethylbenzimidazole phosphoribosyltransferase produces MTTFNIQPVNTVLFEDIQQKINLKTKPLGSLGQLERIAAQIALIQQTLTPELQKPHMLVYAADHGITNSGVSAFPQEVTFQMVMNFLSGGAAINVFCKQHGIEMCIADAGVNHDFPKGTPLLDLKVAKGTANFLHEAAMSEEQLQEAIEKGADQVTKAHQEGCNVVGFGEMGIGNTSAASMLMALLCKLPVAGCVGRGTGIDDPQFANKINILEQAKDFHKLSGEDPWKVLQTFGGLEIAMICGGMLKAAELGMVILVDGFISTSAFLVGYKLYPALKDYAVFCHQSDESGHRRMLEHIGAEPILNLGMRLGEGSGAAVAYPIIQSAISFLNEMASFESAGVSNKE; encoded by the coding sequence ATGACTACATTCAACATTCAACCTGTCAATACTGTGCTGTTTGAAGATATTCAGCAAAAAATCAACCTTAAGACTAAACCATTAGGTTCCCTCGGCCAACTGGAGCGTATTGCTGCCCAAATAGCCTTGATACAACAAACACTTACACCGGAGCTACAGAAACCACATATGCTGGTTTATGCTGCTGACCATGGAATTACCAATTCAGGAGTAAGTGCTTTTCCACAGGAAGTTACTTTCCAGATGGTCATGAACTTCCTGTCAGGAGGTGCTGCTATCAATGTTTTTTGCAAACAACATGGCATTGAAATGTGCATTGCGGATGCAGGCGTAAACCACGATTTCCCTAAAGGCACGCCTTTGCTTGATCTCAAGGTAGCCAAAGGAACTGCCAACTTCCTTCACGAAGCAGCCATGAGTGAAGAACAATTACAAGAGGCTATAGAAAAAGGTGCTGATCAGGTTACAAAAGCACATCAAGAAGGCTGTAATGTAGTTGGATTCGGAGAAATGGGAATTGGCAACACATCTGCGGCTTCTATGCTGATGGCTTTGCTTTGTAAACTTCCTGTAGCTGGATGTGTGGGTAGAGGAACAGGCATTGACGATCCTCAATTTGCTAACAAGATTAATATTTTGGAGCAGGCGAAAGACTTTCATAAGCTAAGTGGAGAAGATCCTTGGAAAGTCTTGCAAACTTTCGGTGGGCTTGAAATTGCCATGATCTGTGGAGGAATGCTCAAAGCTGCCGAATTAGGAATGGTAATTTTGGTTGATGGCTTTATTTCAACGTCAGCATTTCTGGTAGGATACAAGCTGTACCCTGCCTTAAAAGACTATGCTGTTTTCTGCCACCAATCTGATGAGTCAGGACACCGTAGAATGTTGGAGCATATTGGAGCTGAACCTATCCTGAACTTGGGCATGAGATTGGGTGAAGGATCTGGTGCGGCAGTGGCATACCCTATTATCCAATCAGCGATCAGCTTCCTGAATGAGATGGCTAGCTTTGAAAGCGCTGGAGTGAGTAATAAA
- a CDS encoding ParA family protein: MTNPNVIIAVVNQKGGTGKTTTTVNLGAALAHLGKKVLMVDMDPQGNLTFNFGIHNRYDYSLLHVLAGEATIQETIKEQELLHIVPADIHLASLEVSLAAQGNSEFLLKGVLSEVKHSYDYILLDCAPSLSILTINALTAADKVIVPLQLEVLSLHGLSLIVDTIFDVKETYNDNLSILGILPVMVDYRRRVTGEIYDYLNENFGFRIMENKVGIDVRIVESPSFGKSVIEYAPKSLGSESYLKLAQEVELLLNHNQN, translated from the coding sequence ATGACAAACCCCAATGTGATTATTGCTGTAGTCAATCAGAAAGGAGGAACAGGGAAAACCACTACTACTGTTAACTTAGGAGCAGCCCTTGCTCACCTCGGTAAAAAAGTCCTGATGGTTGACATGGACCCTCAAGGAAATCTAACCTTCAATTTTGGCATTCATAACAGGTATGATTATTCCTTACTGCATGTTTTGGCAGGGGAAGCTACTATTCAGGAGACGATCAAGGAACAAGAACTACTGCATATTGTACCGGCTGATATTCACTTGGCCAGTCTTGAAGTTTCTTTGGCAGCTCAAGGAAATAGCGAATTCCTGCTAAAAGGAGTCCTTTCAGAAGTAAAGCACTCGTATGACTATATCTTATTGGACTGTGCGCCCTCCCTTTCTATTCTTACTATTAATGCCCTTACTGCTGCAGACAAGGTGATTGTCCCGCTACAATTGGAGGTACTTAGCCTTCATGGGTTATCGTTGATTGTTGATACGATCTTTGATGTAAAAGAAACTTACAATGATAACCTATCCATTTTAGGGATTTTGCCTGTAATGGTGGATTATCGAAGGAGAGTAACAGGAGAGATTTATGATTACCTGAATGAGAATTTTGGCTTTAGAATTATGGAGAATAAAGTAGGGATTGATGTACGAATTGTGGAATCACCGTCTTTTGGTAAGAGTGTGATTGAGTATGCTCCAAAATCTTTAGGTAGTGAATCATACTTGAAGTTAGCCCAAGAGGTAGAACTGTTGTTGAATCATAACCAGAATTGA
- the gpmI gene encoding 2,3-bisphosphoglycerate-independent phosphoglycerate mutase produces the protein MNKKVILMILDGWGIAKDKSVSAIDKANTPFVDSLYENYKHSKLEASGLAVGLPEGQMGNSEVGHMNLGAGRVVYQMLVRINNAVEDGSIAKIKELNEAFDYAKKNNKKVHLIGLVSDGGVHSHINHLKGLLSAAETAGLTDNVFVHAFTDGRDCDPKSGKGFVEEVLKHMDGTTGKLASIVGRYYAMDRDNRWERVKEAYGAMVQADGVKTTDPLAAIQQSYDNNVTDEFIKPIVCTDDEGKPLATIEDGDVVLCFNFRTDRGREITQALTQKDFKEHNMHKLSLHYLTMTMYDETFENVTVLFHKQNLTQTLGEVVSEAGKKQIRIAETEKYPHVTFFFSGGREEEFEGEKRLLCPSPKVATYDLKPEMSAYDIRDAIVPELKNHWPDFVCLNFANPDMVGHTGVFEAAVKACETVDECAKDVITTALENDYTTIVIADHGNSDMMKNPDGSPNTAHTTNPVPCILVDKDFDGTIKDGKLGDIAPTILKLMGIQQPEDMTGDTLI, from the coding sequence ATGAACAAGAAAGTAATTTTGATGATCCTTGACGGATGGGGCATCGCAAAAGACAAATCCGTGTCAGCCATTGACAAAGCCAACACACCTTTTGTTGACTCTCTTTACGAAAACTACAAGCACTCTAAATTGGAGGCATCAGGATTGGCAGTAGGACTTCCTGAAGGACAAATGGGTAACTCTGAGGTAGGGCACATGAACTTGGGTGCTGGTCGTGTAGTCTACCAAATGCTGGTTCGTATCAACAATGCGGTAGAGGACGGTTCTATTGCTAAGATCAAGGAGCTGAATGAGGCATTTGATTATGCTAAGAAAAATAATAAGAAAGTACACTTGATTGGTTTGGTATCAGATGGTGGTGTACACTCTCATATCAATCATTTGAAGGGGTTACTTTCAGCTGCAGAAACAGCTGGTTTGACAGACAATGTATTTGTTCATGCCTTTACAGATGGTCGTGACTGTGACCCTAAATCAGGTAAAGGTTTTGTAGAAGAGGTACTGAAGCACATGGATGGTACTACAGGTAAGCTGGCTTCTATTGTGGGACGTTATTATGCAATGGACCGTGACAACCGTTGGGAGCGTGTAAAAGAAGCTTACGGTGCAATGGTACAAGCAGATGGCGTGAAAACAACAGACCCATTGGCTGCAATTCAGCAGTCATATGACAATAATGTAACAGATGAGTTTATCAAGCCAATAGTTTGTACAGATGATGAAGGTAAACCTTTGGCAACTATTGAGGATGGTGATGTAGTTCTGTGCTTCAACTTCCGTACTGACCGTGGCCGTGAGATCACACAAGCTCTGACTCAGAAAGATTTCAAAGAGCACAACATGCACAAATTGTCTCTTCATTACCTGACAATGACCATGTATGATGAGACATTTGAGAATGTAACGGTACTTTTCCATAAGCAAAACCTGACACAAACGTTGGGTGAGGTAGTGTCTGAAGCAGGCAAGAAGCAAATAAGAATTGCTGAAACAGAAAAGTATCCACACGTGACATTCTTCTTCTCAGGAGGACGTGAGGAGGAGTTTGAGGGTGAGAAACGTCTACTTTGTCCTTCTCCTAAAGTGGCTACATACGACCTGAAACCGGAGATGAGTGCTTACGATATCCGTGATGCCATCGTTCCGGAATTGAAAAACCATTGGCCTGATTTTGTTTGCTTGAACTTTGCCAACCCTGATATGGTAGGACATACAGGTGTATTTGAAGCGGCAGTAAAAGCATGTGAAACAGTTGACGAATGTGCTAAAGACGTGATCACAACTGCGTTGGAAAATGATTACACAACAATTGTGATTGCAGACCACGGTAACTCAGATATGATGAAAAACCCTGATGGTTCACCAAATACGGCACATACAACGAACCCTGTTCCATGTATCTTGGTAGACAAGGACTTTGATGGAACTATCAAGGATGGTAAGCTGGGTGATATTGCGCCTACTATTTTGAAACTGATGGGTATCCAACAGCCTGAAGATATGACAGGTGATACCTTGATCTAA
- a CDS encoding YceI family protein, giving the protein MKQILTVLILSLLCTIANAQDIFHTKTGTIRFFSDAPLEDIEAINESVISFINISSGEMVFKVPIQQFQFDKSLMEEHFNENYMESEKYPNASFKGTFKGIQKETLNDGQNYPVTVTGDLTIHGVTKSYTTEGNISMTDGKLQASSVFMVKLEDHKIKIPQVVFQNIAEEVEVTVTLNYTPYSN; this is encoded by the coding sequence ATGAAACAAATACTGACCGTACTTATTCTATCTCTGCTCTGTACTATTGCCAATGCCCAAGATATTTTTCACACCAAAACAGGTACAATTAGATTCTTTTCTGATGCTCCTTTGGAAGATATTGAAGCTATCAATGAATCCGTTATCTCATTTATCAATATTTCATCAGGGGAAATGGTATTTAAGGTACCCATCCAGCAATTCCAGTTTGATAAGTCTTTGATGGAGGAACATTTCAACGAAAACTATATGGAAAGTGAGAAGTACCCCAATGCTTCCTTTAAGGGCACTTTCAAAGGTATTCAAAAAGAAACATTGAATGATGGGCAAAACTATCCAGTGACAGTTACCGGTGACTTAACAATACATGGTGTCACAAAGTCATATACCACCGAAGGGAATATCAGTATGACCGATGGTAAGTTACAAGCATCCTCAGTGTTTATGGTCAAGCTTGAAGACCATAAGATCAAAATACCACAGGTTGTTTTCCAGAATATCGCTGAAGAAGTGGAAGTAACTGTCACCCTGAACTACACGCCCTATTCCAACTAA
- a CDS encoding DUF5522 domain-containing protein, whose protein sequence is MSKENHTPEQDYYIENGLYVFTEHYHKKRGYCCKNGCRHCPYGFKKKKK, encoded by the coding sequence ATGTCAAAAGAAAACCATACTCCTGAACAGGACTACTATATAGAAAATGGCCTGTATGTCTTTACAGAACATTACCATAAGAAAAGAGGCTATTGCTGTAAAAACGGATGCAGACATTGCCCTTACGGATTCAAGAAGAAAAAGAAATAA